The nucleotide window TTCCAGCTTCTTCTTGCACTTTTGCACCTGTAACTCGTCCGTCAGTGCCGTCAGATTCCATATGAGGGAATAaatgagcaggagaggagaggagaggagaggagaggagaggagaggagaggagaggagaggagaggtcaagCTGGCACTAGGCAAAAGCCCCAATCGAGCCCTCTCTCACCAGGGTGCCATACGGCAGCTCTGAATAGCAAACATACAGGACACAGAGAAGCTCTGCCAGTCTGCCATTCCAGTGTCTGCTTCATAGAGTTCACAAAGAGTTCTTCATGATTCAGTTTGGTTATGAACcaaagtgtagtgtagtgtgtgtgtagtgtagtgtagtgtgtgtgtgtgtgtgtgtgtgtacctctgtgtgaTATCTAAGGGTTAGCTTTAAGCATTGGCGTCTTCAGCTCGTTATCTCTTCAAGCGACTCAAGGGGGCGCTGTGTACTCTACCAGGGTGGGTAAGATACCcctattgcccccccccccccccagctcaccAAAGTCATTTTATTGCCCAGATGCCCCGGTGTTCCCCTATCCCTGTGTGGGTTCTCAGAAGAACTTGTCGTCGATGCGGAAGTGCGGCCGCGTCACGTCGTCGGGGTTGAGGAACACCGAGATGGACTTGCCCGGGTTCTCCGTCACCAGCTGCTGGAGCCTCTGCGCCAGCTTGTCGTCCTGCGGCGATTGGTGGTGGGCGCCGGGCGAGCCCAGGGTCGCGGAGATGCCCGCTAGGCCGCCCATGCCGCCGCCGTGCCCGGGGCCGTGCCCGTTGGCGGCGAGCCCGGCGGCTTCCCTCTTGAGCCGGCTGGCCTGGCGCGCCTGCTCCAGCGCCGCCCGCAGGTGCTCGCCGGGGTCCGAGCGCAGGTGCGCCAGTTTCCGCGCCGCCAGCAGGGCGGCGCCGTCCGTCAGGTGCTCCAGCATGTTGCACTGCGGCAGGAAGTAGTTGGGGCAGCTCTTGCCCAGGATGCAGTGCGCCAGGTCGTCCAGCAGGCCCAGCAGGAGGCGGGCGGGCGTCTCGCGCTCCGGGCAGCCCAGGTAGGCGGCGGGCAGCCGGTCGCACGCCCAGAAGAGCAGCGCCCGCAGGTGGTACAGGCTCAGGCCCATGCGCGGGCGCGAGAGCAGCCGCGTCAGCACGGCCTTGGCCGCCTGGAAGGCCTGCGCCATCGGGTACGGCACGCACTTCTTcagctgcacctcgctgcgcgAGAACGCCAGGCGCCACTCGCGGTCGGGGCGCCCGCCTCGCGGCGAGCAGCACGGCAGCAGGTAGAAGCCGCTGATGGCCTCCTCCTCGGTGATCTTGCCGTCCCAGAAGTGGTTGGTGGTCAGCCAGCCCTGGGCGACGGCGGGCCAGCCGCGGAACGACACCACGGGCAGCAGGTCGTAGAGCACGCGGCTGGTGCCCGCCGTCAGCACCAGCGTGGTGACCGGCCCGTTGCGCTCCACGCGGTCGGGCACGGGGATGCCCCGCTGCGGGTTGCGCTTCAGCTCCTCCACCGCCACGCCCACCACCTCCCAGAACCAATCGGCGACCAGCGCCGGCGAGAAGTAGCAGCCGTCCAGACTCTGCGGCGACGGCGGCTGAAGCGACAGCAGGGACGCTCTCCCTCCGCcgatgccgccgccgccgccggcgcTGGCGTCCCCGTTCTCCGTGCCGTCCTCGATGGCCACGAGCGAAGCCTCCGGGACCTCCGCGccaccctcctcctcgtcttcgcAGCACGAGCGCCAGCGGGCCAGCATGGCCTGGTCGC belongs to Sardina pilchardus chromosome 16, fSarPil1.1, whole genome shotgun sequence and includes:
- the tmem102 gene encoding transmembrane protein 102 encodes the protein MDTLMSAVGPRGPVPSKRASEVDFRSGTALEQLSAQVQELVQLEQCEFGDQTALEVHTAKDFIFNMLGLVQKVDQRLPVSNEYLLLSGGAREGVLDLNPEELGDYAKGVDFDLDFTLLVPAIKLHDRNQPVTLDMRQSPPCHSWLSLRLCDQAMLARWRSCCEDEEEGGAEVPEASLVAIEDGTENGDASAGGGGGIGGGRASLLSLQPPSPQSLDGCYFSPALVADWFWEVVGVAVEELKRNPQRGIPVPDRVERNGPVTTLVLTAGTSRVLYDLLPVVSFRGWPAVAQGWLTTNHFWDGKITEEEAISGFYLLPCCSPRGGRPDREWRLAFSRSEVQLKKCVPYPMAQAFQAAKAVLTRLLSRPRMGLSLYHLRALLFWACDRLPAAYLGCPERETPARLLLGLLDDLAHCILGKSCPNYFLPQCNMLEHLTDGAALLAARKLAHLRSDPGEHLRAALEQARQASRLKREAAGLAANGHGPGHGGGMGGLAGISATLGSPGAHHQSPQDDKLAQRLQQLVTENPGKSISVFLNPDDVTRPHFRIDDKFF